The segment GTGGGGGGACACAGGGCGGGGGCGTGGGGATAGGGGTCctgggggacacgggggggcgggggggggataCGGGGGGGGCGTGGAGATAAGGACCCAAGGGGACACTGGGGTGCGTGGGGCTATAGAAGGAGGTGTTTGGGATAGCGGAGCCTGGGGACACAGAGCTGGGCTTGAGgatgggggggggcaggggaaatggcaggaggtgggggggacacaggggggTAAGTGGATGGGGGTCctgggggacacggggggggcatggggggacCTGAAGGGGCGTGGGGACGGCGGGCCcaggggatgcagagggagATGGGGGGCTGTGGGTCTGGGGGCCCAGTGGACATGGTGAGAGATGGGGGGTCACAGAGGGGGAATGGGGATGGGGTGTGTGAGGTTGGGGGGACCGGGGGACACAGTTGAAGATGGGGTGACATGGGGGGGCCTGGGGGTCTCtggtggagctgggggggtcacAAGGGGGTGCGGGGGAGCTTGTTGCTGGAGTGCCCAGGTGACACAGTTTAGTGTGGGGTGACACAGTGGAGGCGTGAGGGTAGAGGGACCTGGGGGATGCAGCAGGAGATGGTGGGGGATGGGACACAGGACACAGCAGGTGTGCGAGCGTGGCTGaggatgggatgggacgggGTCGTCCCCCCAGCCTCAccccctttcttcctcccaggttgctcagagcatGTGGCAGCACAGTGGACGTCCCGCGCAGGACCCCTCGGGGGACCCCTCAGGGGACCCCTCAGGGGACCTCTCGGGGCCCCTGGCATGGCGCAGCCCTCCTAGCGGCTCCCAGGAGGAGGACCGTGGCTCCACAGCCTTCGCAGCGGCACTggccacactggagcagaggcCGGGGCGCCGCGTGGGACggctggagctggtggaggcGGCACTGGCGGCCATGCCGGCGCTGGGGGTGGCGAGACAGCGCGAGGCCTACCACCGCTTGCTGCGCCTGCTGCCCCGTGGGCCCTGGGTGCCCCGCGGACCCCTCCAGCGCATGTTGAGCCCCTTCCCCCGGCAGCAGGAGTGCGGGCTGCAGATCCTGGAGCAGATGGAGCGATATGgtgagtggggggtggggtggggctggggaggcacgGAGTGGCATGGgactgagggggctgggggacagagCAGGACAATGGGGGACACAGGGGTGTGTGGGGCTGAGGGACCCaggggacactgaggggctgtggggacacagggatgggGGGAGCCAGGGGGACACCAGGGGGGGCATGGGGATTGGGATCCCGAGGGGACACAGTGGGAGTTgtggggacatggaggggcatggggctggagggggtCAGGGGGACACTGTGGGactggggggacatgggggagtggggctgggggacagagCGGGAAATGGGGAGGACACAGGGATGTGAGGGGCCTGGAGAGCCACAGTAGGAGttggggggacatggggatgggggaACACAGGGGACATGGTGGGAGATGGGGGGACATGGAGGGGCGTGGGGTGAGTGAGGACACAGGGGACAGCACAGTGAGTGcagcagggggaggagggggtttcAGCCCCCtcggggtgggggctggggtgctgcGTGCCCCTGGgtcccagccccctcccccaggcACCCATGTCCCCGCGCAGGCGTCATGCCCGATGCGGAGACACGGTTTTTGCTCCTGGGGATCTTTGGGCCCCGCAGCCGCCCTGTGCGCAAGTGCCAGCGGCTGCTGTACTGGCTGCCCCGGCTGCGCCATGCCAACCCCTaccccctgcccgcccggctgcccccccccggcctggctgctgcccacctgGGCCTGCGCCGCATCGCCAACGACCCCGATGTGCGCCTCACCATCTACCAGGTGGGACATGGGGATGtgaggggacatggggatgggggatgcagggatggggacacagagggacaTGAGGGGACGTGGGGATGGGCACGTGAGGGGACATGGGGTTGGGGGACATGGAGGGACACGGGGATGGATGACATGAGGATGGGGACGTGAGGggacacagggatggggacatgaGGATGGGAACGTGGCGGGACATGGGAACGTGAGGATGGAGACATGGGGACGCAGGGTtgggggatggggacatggggggacatgggggtgGGGACACGGGAGGACATGGGcatgggggacatggggatgggaACATGGAGGGACACCGGGttgggggacatggggggacagGAGGTTGGGAGACATGagcatggggatggggacacagggtTGTGGGTtgtggggatgggggacaggGATGGTGGGACATGGGGATAGAGGACATGGGGATGGGAACATGGGGGGACATGAGGATAAgggatgtggggatggggacacagggatgggGGCATGGGGGTGGGAACGTGGAGTGACATGGGAACGGGATGTGAGGATGGGAACGTGGGTGGACATGGGGATGGGTGCAGAGGgggatgtggggatggggagTGTGGGGATGGCAACTTGGGGGACACGGGACAGAGATGGGGACGTGGGAtgtgggatgcagggatggggacatgtGGGGGACACGGggatgggcaggcagggagtACGGGACCAATGCCACTCTTGGGCGGGGAGCAcgggacagggacagggacccACCTCCCCATGAGCCAGGTGGGGCACAGACACAGAGCTAGGGCGGGAGACGTGAGGATGGGGTCACAGAGGGGCCCCCCTCTGTCACAGTGGTGGGGTGGTGCGCCCCCCCTTGGGGACAGTGTCTGTTGTCCCTGGGTCATTAAGTGACAGCTGGTGACAACCATCTCCCGAAGCGGCCGGTGCCGGAGGGCGGGGAGGATGAAGGCTCCGTCCAGCCCTACATCATCGGTGAGCGTGGGGGTCCTGGAGGTACTGGGGTGTCACGGGGGACACGTGGGCGTTTTTTACTGGGGAACGAGGGAGTGATGTGTCTGCAGCAGGGACTCGTGTGTTTTGGGGGAACCCCAGCATGTGGGGGGGACATACCCTGTGGGCTTGGGGACCCTGGCCGATGCGAGGGACGCTGGTGTTTGGGGGAGGGGAGTATTGAGTCCCCAGTGCTGAGGTTCCTTGGAGGGGGTGCAGGGTTTGGTGGGGGGTCCCCAGCTCTGCATTCTCCCTTGCAGGTGCCCAGAGCCCTgaccagcaggagctgctggcccgGCATGGCCCGGCACGGCCCGTCTTCGTGGAGGGGCCATTCCCCCTCTGGCTGCGCAGCACCCGCCTCTGCTACTACGTGTTACGGGGGgaccccctgcctccccacctgCGGGTGAGACCTCTGGGGCACGGGGGTGGTGGAGGGCTGGATAAAACATctgagggaggaggggaaggggctccCCATGACCCTGGGTGGCAGTGGTGGGACGGGCTATCCATGGCCACAGAGGGGACCCCCGGGGCCAGGATGGGAGAGACTGGGACCCCCATGGCCCAGAGTGGGCGGGGGGCCTCTCATAGCCCAGGACGGgacccccacagccccagaggTGACCCCCTGGCCTAGAATGAGCGGGGATGGGACCCGCATGACCCagagcaggggtgggggggctcaTGACCCAGGATGGgacccccacagccccagaggGGACCCACTGGCCTAGGATGGATGGGAGGGGGTGGGATCCCCATGGCCCCGAGTGGGTCAGGGGGGCCTCATGGCCCAGAATGGGGCAGGGTGGGACACCCTCGCCCAGGACGGGGTGGGGCTGGGACCTCCATGGCCCAGAGACGGGGGAGGGAGCTCTCATGGTCCAGGATGGgacccccacagccccagcagggacCCCCTGGCCTAGGAAGGGTGGGAGAGGGTGGGACCCCCATGGCCCAGAGCAGGTTGAGCATGGTCTCACGGCCCAGGATGGGACCCTCATGGTCTCAGAGGGGAGCCCCTGGGCCAGGATGGGTGAGAGGAGACGGGACCCCCGTGGCCTAGGACAGGAGGGGTGGGAGTGGACACCAGTGGCCCTGGAGGGGCGGACCCTGGCGCAGGACAGGTAGGAGAAGCCCCCTGCCCATCCCAGGAGGAGCCCCCAGACCCTGAGCGCAGCCTCTACTACCCCCTGCATCTCGACCTGGACCTGGAGCGCGGCCCTTGGGACGATGATGAATTTGATGTGGATGAAGGTAAGACATGGGGAAACAGGGGCAGGGGTCAGGGGGTTCCCTGTGCCCGCCCTCTGACCCCATGCTCCCCCCCGCAGTGGAGGAAGGCCCTGTCTTTGCGCTGTGCATGGCGGGGGCCGGTGACCGGCACACGCTGGGCAAGTGGATCGCGGGGCTGCAAGAGGTGAACCCTGTCCTGGGGCAGACCCCCGTCATCTTCCACCTGGAAGGGGGGGACACCCCTCCTGGCACCCCTGGGGATCCCCCTGCACTCAGCCTGGGGGCCGTGATTCCCCCTGCCGGTGTGCTGGAGCCCCCCGTCCCGCCACAGGGGCATGGTCACCCCGGGGGtgatgctgctggctgtgggagtagggggggggggcggcgctCCCGCTGCAACCCCCAGGGAATAAAGTTTGTGTCACCCACAGAGCAGTGGGGCTTGTGGTGGGGGTTCTGGGTGGGGGCAGACGGGCACTGGGAGTGCAGAGGGGGTGGGGCACAGGGCGGGGGAGAGGGGGGCAGGAAGGCACTGGGAGCCTATAGGGTGTTGGGGGGGTCACAGGTGGGTACTGGGAGTacagaaggggtgggggggcagtAGCTGGGGGTACTGAGGGGGGCACATTGGGGGGCAGGAAGGCACTGGGAGCCCATGGGGGGTTGGGTGGGGGGGCACAGATGGGTACTGGGAGTacagagggggtggggggcagcagctgggtgtACTGGAGGGGCACACAGGGTGGGCAGGAAAGCGCTGGGGGGTCTTGGGGGGGGCAAATGGATGGGTGCTAGTGGCACATCGGGGGGCAGGAAGGCACTGGGGGCCCACGGGGGGGTTGGGTGGGGGGGCACAGATGGGCGGTGGGGGTACAGAGGCggtggggggccggggggcggtTGGGGTAGGGCGGTGCCGGGTTCCGGAGCAGGAGTGGGCACGGGCCGGCGCGCTGCGGGCAGAACCCCCGACGCATGCGCGGtgcccggcccgccgccgccgccgccggggcagACCGGCGGaagccgcccgccgccgcgcacgCGCGCTGCGCCAAAAGCCGGAACCGGAAGCGGTGGTGGCATCATCGGCGGCGCGCCCGGCATGAGCGCGGCCGAAcggggcccgggcccggggTCGGGGGGTGGGCCCGGTCCTGGGCGAGGCCCCGTAGGGGAACCGGGTGGTCGGAAGGCTCGGGGGAGACCACGACTAACGGAATCGGATCGGGCGAGGCGGCGGTTGGAGTCGCGGAAGAAGTACGACGTGCGGCGGGTTTACCTGGGCGAGGCCCACGGGCCCTGGGTGGATCTGCGGCGCCGCAGCGGATGGAGCGATGCCAAGCTGGCGGCCTACCTGCTGGGCTTGGAGCGGGGGCAGCGCGCCGGGCGGCGCGGGTGAGccgcggggtggggggcggccCTCGCCGTCGGGCCTGCAGCTCGCGGGGAAGGTCCCCCAGCAGTGATGGGACGAGCTCCCCTCGTGGGTGGGAAGGCGACCCCACCCCCAACCGCGGGTAGAATGAACACTCTTCCCGCCTCTCCGCGGGGGACAAGCTCCCCCCATGGGTGGGCtggcgcccccccccccccccccctcccttccgCGGGTAGGACGGAACCCCTTGCTGGAGGCatgacaccccccacccaccccacccacccccgtCTCAACCCCGCGAGTGGCATGACGATCACCCCACCTCTGCAGGCAGGATgacggcccccccccccccccccccccccccccgcaggtgACACtacccccccttcccccccccccactgaTGGCACGATGATCCTCCCCTCACAGGGGTAGGACAATGATTCCCCCCTCCTGTGGGTGGCATGATGACCCCTCCCCACCTGCCGGTTGACTACCCCTCCTCTCCTGTGGGTAGCACGATCCCTCCTCCACCACGGGTACAACgacaccccccgccccaccaCCACACCCCCCCCGGGTGGCATGACCACCCCAGTGCATGGGCCGACCCCAGACCACCACCCCTTTCTCTGCAGGAAGCCATGGGAGCAGAttcctaaaaaacccaaacggAAGAAAAGTGAGTGCTGGtgatggggggggtggggtggggtggggggtgggatcCTGTTGGGTTGGGTGtagggggggggtggggaggctTAGGCAAGGGGTGGGAGGCCTGAGGGTGCGGgttgggggtctggggggtAGAGGTTGATGGCCAGGGATGACTGGGGGGCGTAGGGGGATGTTGGGGTGGGTGGACACGGGGGTGCCGTGGGGTCAAGTGGGGGGgtgccaggctgccagcagccctcccCCAGGGCGACGGCGCAATGTCAACTGCCTGCGACACGCGGTGATCTGGTACGAGGACCACCGGCAGCGCTGCCCCTACGAGCCACGCCTGGCTGAGCTGGACCCCTCGGTGGGGCTCTACACCACGGCTGTCTGGCAGTGTGAGCGCGGGCATCGCTACTTCCAGGACCTGCACTCGCCGCTGCGGCCTCTCAGTGACTCCGACAGTGACAGTGATGACGGTGcgtggtgatggtggtgggcACAACACACGCGCAAGGTCGTGATGGGGAGGTCGTGAGGGTActtggctgggtgctgggggtcttTGGCTGGGTGTTGGGGGtgctctgctgggtgctgggaccTGCGGGTGATGGCCTGAGGTGGTTTGGCTGCACTTCTTGGGGGTCTGGCTGGTGGTGGGGGAGCCCAGGGGGCTTCTTtcgggctggggggggtgggggcagtgTACTCCCTTTGGGGCTTCgccttgatttttctctcttgcagcAGCAGTTCCTGGCAGCTCCTCGTCATCAGGGAGCTGCAGTTCAGGCTCAGAGGcgatgctgggggggggctcgACAGCACCAGTGGCCCCCCCTGCAGGTCCAGGCCCCCCCGAGGGTGCTGCAGAGGGGCGGGGGACAGCACTGGAGGCTGTGGTCTGCGTGCCGCTGCCACTGCCTCTGCGACTGGGCCCGGGCAGGGGGGCGCTGGCTGATGGgtcaccccccaccctgctgcaggggtCCCCCCTCCTTATCCTGGCCAGCTCTGGCTACGATgcactgggggggctgcagctggatgTGGGTGGGGATGAGGTACCCTGCACTGTGCTGGATGGGGAAGGtgccttccccccaccccccctggaCCCCCACCTTCCTAAGACAGGTATGTGGGGGGTGGGGATCATGGGGATGAGAAGGTTTGGGGTGCTGGGATCTCAGGGGTTGGGGAGGGGTATTAGGgtgctgagggggctggggggggttAAGGCTTGGGAAGGTTGGGGTGGTGGGATCTCGAGGGTTGGGGGTGGAATTGGGGCACTGTGGGGGGACAGGAAGGGATTGGGGTGCTGGGATCTCAGGGGTTGGGGGGACTGGGGTGTTGGGGGTGCCAGGGGCAATAAGGGTTGGGGGGATTGGGGTCAGGAATGGAGGGGATCAGGGTGCCGGGCGGGGGCCCAGGTGTTGGGGTTGGCAGCAAGGCCTCACTTCCTACACTGATGGCAGAGGAGGACGAGGTGCTGGGGCTGAAACAGGAGGACGTGCCactccctgctgctgagcaccccccccagccccctccagaGCCCCCCCGGGagccccctccaccccccttGGCTGAGGATGCTGACGGTGGTGATGTGTCAGCCATCATCTACGAGATCCCCAAAGAGCCTGAGAGGTTTGGGTTGGGGGGGTCACTTGGGTTCCCAGAGGCCCAAGAGTGGTGGGGGTGGGCTTGGGAGGGGTGATGGAGTTTGGGGTGTCCCTGGGGGATCGGGGGAAGTGTGCTGTATCACGGGGGGTTGTGGGGTGTCTTTGGAGATCACTACAAGTTTCTGGAGAGGGGGTCAGAGCTGAGGTGGGGGCTTGGGGGTTTACAAGGGGTTTAGTGGGGGGAGTGTGTGGTACaggggtgttgggtttttttagggttgGAGATCTTTGGGTTATGGAGGGGCCCCTGGGGGCCAGGAGGATGGCTCTGGGGGCTTTTTGGGGGAGCAGTGGCCTGGGCCAGTTTCCCggtgctggggagcacaggaactgttggggttttgtgaAGGGGTTTAGGAGCTCTCAGGCACATCAAGGGGGTGGGACAATCCCTCCACCTCAAATGCCTAGACCCGCTGCCCCCCCAAGTGCTGCAGTCTCTGTCTGGGTGGGGAGCCTCACCCCGGGCTGTgatgtcccccctccccacgcaGGCGGCGGCGGAGCAGGCGAGCCCGTGTCCCCCCCAGCGACCCTGAGGAGCTCCCGGAGCCGATCACCTGCCCTTAtgcaggctgtgggcaggtcTACGTCGCTCTCAGCAGCTTTCaggtgctggggaccccccaccctgggacccccctgggCCCCCTCTGGGCTTCCCTCACCTCTGTGCCACCCACCCCAGAACCATGTGAACCTGGTGCACCGCAAGGGCCGGACCCAGCAGTGCCCCCAGGCCAGCTGCGGGAAGAGGTTTTACCTTGCCAACCATCTGCGCCGGCACATGGTCATCCACTCTGGTGAGCCCCCCAATAacttcccccccgccccgcccccccaaaaAGTGTTgttcccccccccacctcccccagtaACATCCCTCCTGTGTCCCTGGTCCCCAGGCGTGCGGGAGTTCACTTGTGAGACCTGTGGGAAATCCTTCAAGCGTAAGAATCACCTCGAGGTGCACAGGCGGACGCACACTGGGgagacccccctgcagtgagtgtcttgggggggggggggcacaagggaGGCCCCCCTGCAGTGTGTTGGCAGAGGGTAACGGGGGATATGCCCCTGTGGTGTGCGCCAGAGGGGAGGCAGCGGGGAGACCCTCCTGCAATGAGCatcggggggcgggggggggggcactggggagaCACCCACTGGTGGTCAATGATGGGGGGGCCAGTGCTGTGCGGAGTGACGTGGGGAGCGGACACCGCTCtctctgcccccctccctgAGGTCTGCGGGTGCTCCTTGCCCACACCCATGAGGTCTGTGGGCGCCCCTGATCCCCTCCTTGCCCTTCTCCAGGTGCAAGGTTTTTGGGTGACCCTCAACCTTCCCTTCCACCCCCACCTCCGCATCAAGGTCTGTGGGTGCTCCTCACTCTCCTTTGACCCCCCACTCTTTGATGTCTGTGGGTTCCCCCTTGCCCCCACTGTTCAAGATCCGTGGGTGCCCCTCAAACCCACCTTGCCCCCTGCCTGTTCAATGTCTGTGGGTGCCCTGACTCCCCCTAGGTGTGAACTCTTTGGGTGACCCTCACCCCTCCCTTTCACGCCTCCAGGTGCGAGGTCTGTGCATGCCCCTGATGTCCCCTTGCCTCTCCCAGGTGCGAGGTCTGTGGGTACCGCTGCCGCCAACGCGCCTCCCTGACGTGGCACATGCGGCGTCATGGAGGGCCTGGGCTGCGTCCCTTCCCTTGTGAGCGCTGTGGGCGACGCTTCGAGCGCCCCGAGGGCCTCAAGTTCCACGCGCTCAAGAGCCACCCTGAGCCCCGCGGCACCTAGGGGGGGATGCACCGGGGGGGGTGCGCCTCCCCCTACCCACTCCTACGCCCCCCAGGGTCACCCTGACTTCCCTAGGACTGCTTTGTGGAGGTGAGGATGGACCCGCAGGGGTCCAAACCCCCACCAAGGGGCACCTTCAGCTCCATGCACTTGGTGGAGCCCCTCATCAACCCCAGGCTCCCCAAGCTGCCTTCCCCAACACGGGGGGACCCTGACACCCCCCAGGATCCCCCACACCCCCATTGCCCCGGGTACCTCCCCACTCACTATTTATTTCCTGATTCTCAGTTGTCATTCTGCTCCCCCCTCTCGGGGCAACTGGATCTTgccggggtgtgtgtgtgtgcacagcgGGGACACTGGTTTTGTCTTGGAAGGGGGAGACCCCCCCCTCCAGggccctcccccaccccccagtttcCATTAAAGTGACGGATTTTACCTGCTGCCTCCTGCGCTCTGCccggggtgggtggggggggtgggtgggtggcaAAATTTGGGGCACCATGAGGATGTGAGGGGGGGGTCTCACAGGGGTCCCCACAGCTCTGGGGGTCGCAGGACGGCCCCTCCCGTGGCAAAGCGGGAGGGGTTACGGCCCCGGCGCTGTCCGCGGTGCTGAACCGGCGCCGCCCCTCGCCGCGGGCGTCCCAGTTCACGTGTGCGCCCCCTCCTTCATCACCCCCCTGTCCTTCCTCTCCCTcatcaccctcctcctcctcctcccctccccgctACTTCCTCCTCCATCACACACCCTGCCCCCTCTCTctgtcctcctccttcttcccgccccccc is part of the Falco naumanni isolate bFalNau1 chromosome 13, bFalNau1.pat, whole genome shotgun sequence genome and harbors:
- the ZNF653 gene encoding zinc finger protein 653 isoform X1 — translated: MSAAERGPGPGSGGGPGPGRGPVGEPGGRKARGRPRLTESDRARRRLESRKKYDVRRVYLGEAHGPWVDLRRRSGWSDAKLAAYLLGLERGQRAGRRGKPWEQIPKKPKRKKRRRRNVNCLRHAVIWYEDHRQRCPYEPRLAELDPSVGLYTTAVWQCERGHRYFQDLHSPLRPLSDSDSDSDDAAVPGSSSSSGSCSSGSEAMLGGGSTAPVAPPAGPGPPEGAAEGRGTALEAVVCVPLPLPLRLGPGRGALADGSPPTLLQGSPLLILASSGYDALGGLQLDVGGDEVPCTVLDGEGAFPPPPLDPHLPKTEEDEVLGLKQEDVPLPAAEHPPQPPPEPPREPPPPPLAEDADGGDVSAIIYEIPKEPERRRRSRRARVPPSDPEELPEPITCPYAGCGQVYVALSSFQNHVNLVHRKGRTQQCPQASCGKRFYLANHLRRHMVIHSGVREFTCETCGKSFKRKNHLEVHRRTHTGETPLQCEVCGYRCRQRASLTWHMRRHGGPGLRPFPCERCGRRFERPEGLKFHALKSHPEPRGT
- the ZNF653 gene encoding zinc finger protein 653 isoform X2, whose amino-acid sequence is MSAAERGPGPGSGGGPGPGRGPVGEPGGRKARGRPRLTESDRARRRLESRKKYDVRRVYLGEAHGPWVDLRRRSGWSDAKLAAYLLGLERGQRAGRRGKPWEQIPKKPKRKKRRRRNVNCLRHAVIWYEDHRQRCPYEPRLAELDPSVGLYTTAVWQCERGHRYFQDLHSPLRPLSDSDSDSDDAVPGSSSSSGSCSSGSEAMLGGGSTAPVAPPAGPGPPEGAAEGRGTALEAVVCVPLPLPLRLGPGRGALADGSPPTLLQGSPLLILASSGYDALGGLQLDVGGDEVPCTVLDGEGAFPPPPLDPHLPKTEEDEVLGLKQEDVPLPAAEHPPQPPPEPPREPPPPPLAEDADGGDVSAIIYEIPKEPERRRRSRRARVPPSDPEELPEPITCPYAGCGQVYVALSSFQNHVNLVHRKGRTQQCPQASCGKRFYLANHLRRHMVIHSGVREFTCETCGKSFKRKNHLEVHRRTHTGETPLQCEVCGYRCRQRASLTWHMRRHGGPGLRPFPCERCGRRFERPEGLKFHALKSHPEPRGT
- the ECSIT gene encoding evolutionarily conserved signaling intermediate in Toll pathway, mitochondrial; the encoded protein is MAAMRLRWALALPRGLWGGPQVAQSMWQHSGRPAQDPSGDPSGDPSGDLSGPLAWRSPPSGSQEEDRGSTAFAAALATLEQRPGRRVGRLELVEAALAAMPALGVARQREAYHRLLRLLPRGPWVPRGPLQRMLSPFPRQQECGLQILEQMERYGVMPDAETRFLLLGIFGPRSRPVRKCQRLLYWLPRLRHANPYPLPARLPPPGLAAAHLGLRRIANDPDVRLTIYQRPVPEGGEDEGSVQPYIIGAQSPDQQELLARHGPARPVFVEGPFPLWLRSTRLCYYVLRGDPLPPHLREEPPDPERSLYYPLHLDLDLERGPWDDDEFDVDEVEEGPVFALCMAGAGDRHTLGKWIAGLQEVNPVLGQTPVIFHLEGGDTPPGTPGDPPALSLGAVIPPAGVLEPPVPPQGHGHPGGDAAGCGSRGGGRRSRCNPQGIKFVSPTEQWGLWWGFWVGADGHWECRGGGAQGGGEGGRKALGAYRVLGGSQVGTGSTEGVGGQ
- the ZNF653 gene encoding zinc finger protein 653 isoform X5; protein product: MPSWRPTCWAWSGGSAPGGAGSHGSRFLKNPNGRKDHRQRCPYEPRLAELDPSVGLYTTAVWQCERGHRYFQDLHSPLRPLSDSDSDSDDAAVPGSSSSSGSCSSGSEAMLGGGSTAPVAPPAGPGPPEGAAEGRGTALEAVVCVPLPLPLRLGPGRGALADGSPPTLLQGSPLLILASSGYDALGGLQLDVGGDEVPCTVLDGEGAFPPPPLDPHLPKTEEDEVLGLKQEDVPLPAAEHPPQPPPEPPREPPPPPLAEDADGGDVSAIIYEIPKEPERRRRSRRARVPPSDPEELPEPITCPYAGCGQVYVALSSFQNHVNLVHRKGRTQQCPQASCGKRFYLANHLRRHMVIHSGVREFTCETCGKSFKRKNHLEVHRRTHTGETPLQCEVCGYRCRQRASLTWHMRRHGGPGLRPFPCERCGRRFERPEGLKFHALKSHPEPRGT
- the ZNF653 gene encoding zinc finger protein 653 isoform X3, which codes for MSAAERGPGPGSGGGPGPGRGPVGEPGGRKARGRPRLTESDRARRRLESRKKYDVRRVYLGEAHGPWVDLRRRSGWSDAKLAAYLLGLERGQRAGRRGKPWEQIPKKPKRKKRRRRNVNCLRHAVIWYEDHRQRCPYEPRLAELDPSVGLYTTAVWQCERGHRYFQDLHSPLRPLSDSDSDSDDAAVPGSSSSSGSCSSGSEAMLGGGSTAPVAPPAGPGPPEGAAEGRGTALEAVVCVPLPLPLRLGPGRGALADGSPPTLLQGSPLLILASSGYDALGGLQLDVGGDEVPCTVLDGEGAFPPPPLDPHLPKTEEDEVLGLKQEDVPLPAAEHPPQPPPEPPREPPPPPLAEDADGGDVSAIIYEIPKEPERRRRSRRARVPPSDPEELPEPITCPYAGCGQVYVALSSFQNHVNLVHRKGRTQQCPQASCGKRFYLANHLRRHMVIHSGVREFTCETCGKSFKRKNHLEVHRRTHTGETPLQCEVCACP
- the ZNF653 gene encoding zinc finger protein 653 isoform X4, with amino-acid sequence MPSWRPTCWAWSGGSAPGGAGSHGSRFLKNPNGRKAASSPPPGRRRNVNCLRHAVIWYEDHRQRCPYEPRLAELDPSVGLYTTAVWQCERGHRYFQDLHSPLRPLSDSDSDSDDAAVPGSSSSSGSCSSGSEAMLGGGSTAPVAPPAGPGPPEGAAEGRGTALEAVVCVPLPLPLRLGPGRGALADGSPPTLLQGSPLLILASSGYDALGGLQLDVGGDEVPCTVLDGEGAFPPPPLDPHLPKTEEDEVLGLKQEDVPLPAAEHPPQPPPEPPREPPPPPLAEDADGGDVSAIIYEIPKEPERRRRSRRARVPPSDPEELPEPITCPYAGCGQVYVALSSFQNHVNLVHRKGRTQQCPQASCGKRFYLANHLRRHMVIHSGVREFTCETCGKSFKRKNHLEVHRRTHTGETPLQCEVCGYRCRQRASLTWHMRRHGGPGLRPFPCERCGRRFERPEGLKFHALKSHPEPRGT